The Oryzias melastigma strain HK-1 linkage group LG15, ASM292280v2, whole genome shotgun sequence genome includes the window attatAGGCAACGTTCTTCTCAAAACTctgaagtgccaaccgtttgaaaattaatcGTAGAGAAGAAataacaattgtgttttttgtccagccagaattatatgacaccacaTCTTTCATTTACCGCTGTAAACCTGTGAAGgtaaaagcctggagcaagatttgcactgctttgacattttgcaaaagGTGTCCTCCAACTATGAACATGTGCTAGTATccggtagcaacagtccagcgtaagcaaaacatcttaaaaacgtGTTCAAGATTCCCTGTTTAGCATGTTCATGATTGCacatcacatgcctggtgtgtacaCAACTTCACACAGTCTGAATCTGATTGCTTGactgtgtgtcattttctagagtTGGGTTGTTGGAATCTTGATGGCCCCGTTTGCAACACAGAAAAGCCAAAAGTttgtcacacatttttttcctattagaAACACACAGGAGAAAGTCTGTCCAGGgatttaaatacaaaagaatGAAAACTGCATCTTCAAATCGTTGATTAGATGATTGggataaacagaaaacaatgtaTGGAAAGAATATTATGACATAGATGATCAAAACTAGGCTCAGATATGCCACAATTCTCTGCTTTTCGTCTGTGGGAATGCTGCCGGGTCTGATTAATGTCTTCAGAGtctcaaacaggaaaaagatgaaCAGAGGGACAGGAATGAGCATCATTAAAGCTCTAATGAAGTTACCATGGTCACCAGCATGAAAATAGATCGGGAGGTCCAGAAGAGGAAGGAACCAGATCCCGACACAGACAATTCTGGATGTTCTGACATTTCCTATGAATGTGTACCACAGCGGCTGATTGATTAACAAATacctgcagacaaaaacaaatgtcaattGAATGGATCACCAATGGAGGAAAACAAACCGAGATATTTACCTTTCCAAGGAAATAACCACCATGAAGCAGATGCTGACCATCACACCATAGTATTGAATGTAAGATATTGCAAAACAAAGATCCAACTTCAATGGCAATGCTTTGATAATCATGAAGCAAAGCTGAACAATGTCAGATATTAAAAGGTTGATGATGTAGACAGGAGCGGCCtcatctgtttttgtctgaaaaataataaaaattagaaaattataacaatgcaaaaaataaaaaaacatacatcagATGATTATGCCCCAAaataagaaattaataaatgaattggacatttttagtcaattcttatttgcatattttaccctttaacacccgagctTAAGCTccagtgaatacattctttggaTAACTGTAACTTCTCAGCCATTtatacaaaaaacataattccagcagattttaaagCGAGAAAGGCTGTTTGCAccataacaaatatttttttttataattacttTAATTGCATCAATGATTGAGTAGTTATAGTACTTCAACAAGTGTGtattatttaggtgtcaccagCGACGGCTTCTGTGTGAAAAGGTTAAATATTACAGatataattcaattcaattcaatttactTATTGTCATTGTCACAGAATAACAACGAAATTGCTTTTAGAGCATCTATACTCCAtacttcaaaaataataataatccgaGATAAAACTTCTCTGTATTTCCATTTTAAGGGATTTTCGGAGCAAGACGATTACAGACTACAAAGACTATCTTTGGTATTTTTCAGCTTTACAaatcaccaacatttttttcattttaataattaaggAAGAGTTCTTCATCTAAAGTTTTGTTATGGTCTTTGGAAAATGTTACAttacttaaatgaaaatgaaatgctgTTATTAACCTGAAAAACAGAGTAAGGAGCATACCAGAGAATTTAGGGCAAAAATGGTTATAAAAGCTGAAGGCAATCCGACGCTGGCAGAAGACACTAATGCTGCTAGTCTAACTAGACTTCTGTAGCAGCCAGGATCATGTGTGCCTTGGTAGTAATCATAGGAGTAATAGGAGTAATAGTAGCTGCTCCAGTTGTAGGAGGGGGTCTCATCGTCAATGTAATCCATAATCCAAGTTGAACctttatcaaaaaataattagaaaaaatgttctcattaacagtttgtttttcctgtttctttctcacacagacaaattaaaaacgtatatatttatatattagatttttttttttatttaccttttggTCGTTGCTTCACAACAGATCTTGGTGTGTCCTCATCAGCAGCAAAAAGACAGTAGTGTGAGTAGTGGTTTCTGGTAAACATGCCTTTTCATCTTAATATGATTAATATTCATGGTTTACAGGAAAATTCATTCTCAAAAAGACAACAGATGATAGACGACTGACACGTATATCCTGCAGCAACACATGCAACCGAATATGTAAATTATgacaaacttttaatttgtaatAAACTAATGAAATGTTAACACAAATCACTGGAAttctttaattttacttttaatacaTACAGTCTGGTCAAAGTTaccaaatgccatttttttagatttataatatgccatattttttaaatattttgacagtTGTCCAGGAACTAAATGGTACCCTCTCGCCTGTTATTTTGACACACACTTCCATTTTGCATAGAACTGTTTGGCGTCTTTCATGCTGCACAATTTACATGAATCAAAGAATGcaaggacaaaaaaagtataCAGTGTACTTTAGTAAAAATGCATTGCCTTTAAGCACAAGGTTCTAAAaggtaaatcaataaaaaaaaaacctttctgaAAAATAACAACTGTAGATGGAAGAATCTGGGTAAAAATTGGATAGATAGCATTGATAGAATTATATTAAACTTTACTTGTCaatcataaatatttacatgGCCATTGGCTTCACTAATAACTTCTATGACAAAATGTAGATGATCATGACGTTCTAAACAACAGAATGCAAACATCAAGTAACATATCCACCTGGTGGGTCTTCTTTATCAGCTGGGGTTCTCATGTTCTTTACTTTCATCGCTGGAAAGCGTGGTAACTCTAGGTCCACCCTGGACGGTGAAGTGCAGCGGAGCTGAGTCCGCGCAGCGCTCTCTCCTGCCATTCACACCAGACTCGCATTTTTCCATGATGGTCGACAGGCCCTTctgctaaccttttttttccccgtcatgggtaagttaatagcctaaaaatatacCATATGTTTCCGCTAAGAACTGCACTCAGCCTCTCGttttttacacccaaaaccAAGTCGGCCTAAGaagttgatctgtgtgtgtttgtttttgtgtgtgcatgtgttgtGTTTGGATGGTgttttttcatctctacagtctgtttggAGACAAACATATGATCGCATTTGTTATTGCGAaaaattagttatattttgaaaagaaaccaaaTTTTcccatgtatcttgatgtaacttcctgccagaattgatgcggatcgctcacgcacaaaatagaccagatgtcGAAACCATATCCTCACGGCGCAGGCCTTCTGGACCGTGGCGCTCtgtgcctggtgtgaaccacaccttAGGTTAAGAAGGGTGTTGAATGGAAGCGGCCGCCACTTCGCAGCGCTTCCGTgaccagtgtgaaccaggcgtaggTATCTATTCATGCAAGAAAACTCCATTACTAGTGTTTCATTAGGTTAAAGCCCAAGGTCCAATCCGGAATATTCCCTTCTCCCTAGCTCTTGTCctttccccttcatttggccctccaaacagagagttatgaaaaaatagtgtatAATATTTCAGACATCACTTTCGTCAGTGAAGTCACCAATAATCGTTAgtgcggagcttccagcacttgaatgtacataacaacagtggttttataactttaaaaagaccatgctacaacaaaaagtcattgcttaaatttaaatgtaaacttccgATATTCAGAACACACCCAAGtaaagaaaagcacttctcagtGTGATGTGGTTTATCCTCGTGGGGGAGGACTTCACTTATATTCCCTCTTCAATCAGAGGGTAAGGGTCCACTCCTGTTCATCCTTTATCTCATTTCCTTTGGCAACATCCTCCGTCAACATGGAGTAAACTACCACTGCTATGCTGATGACATACAACTATACATCTCCCCCAAATCCATCACCTCCTCAACTCACTCCACACTCCCTCACTGTCTGATGGAAATCAAAACATGGTTGCAACAAAGCTTTCTCAAACTCAACTGAGACATCAGACATAATCAGAATTGGTCCTAAAAACATTACTAAATCCACCCCAAGTTTCCTGCTCAAATTTGACTACACTACACTCTCTCCATTATCTGTAATCCTGGAATTCTTATAGACGCCAATTTTACAGAGTcgtgaaaaaaaagcttagagCAAGATTTGGGGgaatttgcaccactttgacttttttctcagaggTTCTCCCTTTTGTAGGTGGTGGAGGAGCGCTAGTGTACAGTCAAAAtacaacagaagaagattctcc containing:
- the LOC112162261 gene encoding mas-related G-protein coupled receptor member B5-like isoform X1; protein product: MFTRNHYSHYCLFAADEDTPRSVVKQRPKGSTWIMDYIDDETPSYNWSSYYYSYYSYDYYQGTHDPGCYRSLVRLAALVSSASVGLPSAFITIFALNSLTKTDEAAPVYIINLLISDIVQLCFMIIKALPLKLDLCFAISYIQYYGVMVSICFMVVISLERYLLINQPLWYTFIGNVRTSRIVCVGIWFLPLLDLPIYFHAGDHGNFIRALMMLIPVPLFIFFLFETLKTLIRPGSIPTDEKQRIVAYLSLVLIIYVIIFFPYIVFCLSQSSNQRFEDAVFILLYLNPWTDFLLCVSNRKKMCDKLLAFLCCKRGHQDSNNPTLENDTQSSNQIQTV
- the LOC112162261 gene encoding lysophosphatidic acid receptor 6-like isoform X2, translating into MDYIDDETSFKNWSCSYYYDYYQDSNDYYCGCYKGFVRLAALLSAASIGLPSAFMTIFALNSLAKTDEIAPVYIINLLFSDVIQFCFMIIKEAKDDFDFCSPIPYIQYYGVMVSICFMVVISLERYLLINQPLWYTFIGNVRTSRIVCVGIWFLPLLDLPIYFHAGDHGNFIRALMMLIPVPLFIFFLFETLKTLIRPGSIPTDEKQRIVAYLSLVLIIYVIIFFPYIVFCLSQSSNQRFEDAVFILLYLNPWTDFLLCVSNRKKMCDKLLAFLCCKRGHQDSNNPTLENDTQSSNQIQTV